AACACCCACCGTCGATCGGCTCAAGACCCGGCGACGGCGGGAAGATCGTCGAGACGAAGACGAGGTTCTTCGGATTCCTGGGGTTGACGGCGACCGTGGGCTGGCCCTCTTTGGTAGCCGGCATGTTGGTGACGTCGACTTCGTGAATGGCTGCGTCGCCCACGCCGTTCGGCGAGGCCACGGCGGCGGGTGTTCCAGACAGCAGGAACAGTGCGGAGAATGCCGCCGCGCTTAATGTCGCGGATGAACTTCTGAACAGCACCATGTAGTCCTCAATTTCCACGTCCGGTAGAACAGAATTCCTTTGTCCACATCGCTCATGGACGCCTGGTTCCTGCCTGGGCCGCTGACATCGGGTTCCCGCCCGCGGTCCCAGAGTCAATGACCCGTTCCATTACCAGTGGGCAAAATCGACTGCGGCAGGCGGTAAACTGGCTTCTCTTCGCTTCGCTGTGATCCGGCCCGCTCAGGCTAGAGAGGAACGCTCTCGTGTCCGTGGGACTACGGGAGACAATCGGCCCGACGGAGTGGTACCGGAGTACCATTCCGACTGGCGAATCTCTCATTTGCGGGTAATTTCCTCGAAACCGGCGGCAGAGTTCAAAGCTGCGGCAGGTGATGGCCGGGGTGGGCATGAGCGGATGGCGGGCGAGGCCGTGGGCACGCGAACTCGCGGGTTCACGGGCATCGTTCAAGAGCGGGTCCGGGCGATCGCAAGCAGCGCGTCCGTCGAACCGCGGCGTGCATGTCCGTCCACCGGCGGGCTGTCGGTCAGCCGACCACGGTGTGGACCGCGCCGCCCGGCACGAAGCAGACCTCGTCGCCGTCGAGGGCGAGTCGGCCGTAGTGAGGTGCGGGGAAGCGGGCGGGAAAAGAGGAACGCGTCTTCGTCGAGCGCCCGTCGCACGAGTGCGTGCCGGGTGGCGACTGCTGTGAAGTAGGCCCGTACGCCACCGGAGTTGAGCCGCAGCACCGCTTGACCGAGCGTGTGGCCCGGTGCGTGTTCGACGGTCAGGCTCGGCGAGATCTCGAACGGCAACGGAACGACCTTCGCCAGGCCCGCTTCGGCCACCGGCCGCCCGCACTCGTCGAACACGTTGGGGTTGAAGTCGTTGGGGTGCGGCGGCCCGGCCGTGTCCCACCGCAGTTACTCCTCCGCCGCGAACACGTGGTCCGCGTCGGGGAAGGTGGGCATCCGACTCCCCTCGCACCAACGGGTGGTCCAGCCGCAGTGATCGAGAGCATCACAGCGAAAGGCCACCCGGTGGCGCAACCCGCACGTAACCCGAGGATCACGATGCGGCTGACTGCCTCTGTATGAAACTGCTGCGACCGAACAAGGTGGCTGGCAACCCGCTTACCGTCCAGCTAAAGATGTCCCTGCGCGACGTCAGTCGCGGGACTGGGCGGGTCCCCCGCTAATTGAATGTTGAGGGACGCGCGCAGGGGCGGGCTCTCGGACCTGGCCATCATCACGGGTGGCCTGGCCGAGGCTGCCCCACGGCGGTAAGCCAGGTTGCCCCTAGCGGGAAAGTGAGCTGTCCCCATGGCAACCGTCGGTTGGGCCGCGGTGATCGTCACCTCGATAGGTGGGTTGATCTTCGTCCTGAGTTACCTGCTCGAGCAGGTACCGCCACTGTCGGACAAGGCCGTCGAGGCGATTGCGGCGGTTCGTCGCCTGATCGACGCCTGGCGTGGCGGCGAACAGGGGCCTCCTCCTGGGATGTAGGTAGAGCGTTCGTAGGTCGAAGCTCTACCCGCGCCTGTCTGATGCTGCACTGACCAAGTCCTTGTGGCGCGGCTATGGTGCGCACCGCGCCCACTGGTCTACACAACAAACAACCCCCAGGTCCATGACCTGGGGGTTCATATTGGAGCGGGTGACGAGAATCGAACTCGCACTCTCAGCTTGGGAAGCTGCGATCATTTGAGGGCGGCTTGTGTTCTGACCTGGAGGAACGGTCGGATCGTGGCTCCATCGGACCGGGCTGCTTTCACCGTGGTTGCCCGCCGTTCCCCGCTCGATCTGGTGCGCTTGTGGTGCAGAGACGAGCACGGCTTCAGCGGTGGACTTCACCGCTGCGGACGAGTAGGGAACGGAGGGGGTGCCGTTCATGAGTCAGGATGGCGCCTGCGCACGCTGAGCCTGCGTGGCGCTCACGCGGTCGGCGGAGCCTCACGCGCCCATCGAAAGGCATCGGCGCACCCTGCGGGATCACCCAAGGGCGGGGATAGTGAGCGTGACAACCAGTGCAGCGCGCGACGAACGGACCGACCTCGGGGTTCGCTAGAACGCTGTAGTGGCTGGAGGGCTGAGCCGGGAGCATGTGCCCGTTCGCCGTCGTCTCCAAGTCGGGCCAGCCGGGGAGCATTGGCACGGGAGCTGTACCGCGAACGGGGCACCGTCAGGAGACCGGCTGAGGGACGGCGCCCGCTCTGGACACAGAGTTTGAGATCGGGCCTCATCCTTATCAGGTCGATCACCGTGGGCTCTTGGTGCTGGACACCTGGTGCCCTGCGACACAGGGGCGGTCGCTGGTGTCCGCCCCGGTCCGCCCCGGTCCGCAGCTATTGGTGTCAGCTACTGGTGTCACCCGTTGGCGGGGACTTGACAACGCAACGCCGACGCCCCAACAGCCCAGGGACCTGGCACCAGGGCGCCTCTCGGCTGTCGCATCAGTACCTGCTGACGTGGGCAGAGTCCTGGCCACCGGCGAGGCATACAGCCGCCCCGCCCACCACAAGAAGGGCACCAAACCCCGGCGCACCGAGGAGCGGCAAACTTGACGGTCTGGGCCATGTGCAGCGGGCACGTGGCCGAAGAATTTCACGGGGTACGTCGGTGGATCTCAGCTCAGTGATCATCGCTGTCGCAGGCGTCGCAGGAACCCTGGGAGGGTCGCTACTCACCCAGCGCGGCTCCGAACGAGCGAAGCGCCTGGAGATAGAGCTCGTTCGAGACCATGAGGAGGTCCGCGAGGCCCGTTCGCTGCGACGCACCTGCTATGTGGAACTCAACCGGGATGCTCGGCAGTTCACCACCGCACTCAACCGACACCTGCACGTCATGAGGGAACGCGGCGTGGCGGAGGGCGACAGCGACGCACTCGAGGAAGCGAAGAACGCGCACCGCGATCGATACTCCGAAGCACAGATGATCGCCCCCGAAGAGGTACTCAGGCGAGCGAGTGTCGTCAACCAAGCCCTGAACAAGGTCTACGGCCAGGTCAAGCGCCTCGAACGCGGTGCCCCCGAACCAGGCGAAACGATGGAGACCGCGGCCCAGGCGCAGTACGAGGTCTGGGAGATGCTCCGAACTATGAGAACCGCTATGCGCTACGACCTCGGTGTGTCGCATGAAGATTGAGAGCTAGCGCAGCTGATGGCGCTCAGCTCCGTGCGAGTTCTCTTGTCTGCCTCGACCAGCCACAACTGATCGAAGCAGAGGTTAAAACGCAAGCTTACGCCTCAGCCGACGACAGCCAGCCACGACGATGGGTGCGCCGACCGGGCAGGCGCGCGTATGCCTCGCTGCACCCCACCGGCCTCAGCCACGCTATCGGGGCTTGTCGTCGCCGACAGCAAGTTACACCCGGCCGGCTCGTGACGACGGCGTGAGCCATCAGCTCGGGGTTCAGCAGTCAATAGTGCTGACCTGGGTAAATGACCTAGCTGCGGCGTTATCGGCGGTGCCTTCATTCCCCGCTTGCCCCACCTGCGCGCGCTCAGCGCGCTGAGCGCGCACTGAGGACGTAACGTCCATAAACGGGCACGGAGGGTAGTCGGCTGGTTCTGTCGGCCCTGGTGTCGGCTGGGCAACCGAGAAGACGCGGCTATGCCGTGTGCCGATCGTGCTGCGGGACTCCAATGTAGGCAGGGTGGCGTGCGCATGGTGAAGAAAGTCTTGGTGGCGCTGGGCATCGTGGTGGTCCTGCAAAGCCTTTTCGCGCTCTGTCTGATCAGTGCCCTTCAACTGCTCGTGCCACGCAACATGCCGTTCGGGGTGACCGGCGCGTCCCCTGTCGTGCACGCGGTGACATCGAAGATGTCGCTCCACACGCTCAGCTACAAGGACGAAGCGGCAGTAGTCGACGCGGTCGACCAGAGCAAGATCTACGGTGCCTACCTCCCCGGCAAGACGAGGGACACTTTGATCGTGGTCCCTGCCAAGAGCTTCTTCGGCCGCGTGGAGCTCGAGGGCGCGTTCGCGGAGGGGGCCAAGAAGCTCGGCCGGCCCCTGACCGTGCGGACGCTCAAGCCGCTGCCCCAGAGTGACCGGCTGGGTGGTGTGGCGGGGTTGCTCCTGCTCCCGTTGCTGATCGGTGGGTACCTCGCCGCCGTCCTGGTGCTCAAGACCACCAAGACCGCCGCCGCTCCCTGGCGGGTGGCGATCCTGCTCGGCTACGCGACAGCCGGCGCGCTGGTGACCGACCTGATCGCCGGTCCGGGCCTCGGTGCCTACGCCAACAGCCACTTCTGGCCCCTGCTGCCATGCTTCATCCTCATCTCGGGCGCGGTCGCGCTGGCCGCCGCCGCTCTTCAGCGCCTCGTGGGACCACTGGGCACCCTCTTGGTGGTGATCCTGTTCGTCTTCCTCGGTGGGGCAGCGTCCGGCGGCAGCGGAGTGGCCCTGTTGCCTACCTATTGGCAGAACATCGGCGCCGTCTTCCCACCCCAGCACGCGGTCACGCTGCTGCGCAACGTGCTCTACTTCGGCGGCAACAACATCAGCACTCCGCTGATCGTCCTGGGCCTGTATGCGCTGGTGGGTGCCCTCATCGTGGGCTACTTGGGACGCTGGGGGCCGGTCAGGGCGACGGGAGACGACGCCCCCGAACAGGGCGCGGATGCAGCGACGGCACAGCCTTCGGGCCCGAAACCGGCTGTGCGGCTCATCGCCGCACTGGTGATCGCCGGAGTGATGCAGTGCCTGTTCACTGCCAACTACATGAGCTCCGGGCACGCACCCGTCGCGACCGACATGCCGTTCGGCGTGACAGCACAGTCCCCGATTCTGGCGGCGGCCCAGAAGAACATCTCACTCAAGGTCACCCATTACACGAACGAGGCGACCGCGAAGAAGGCCATCGACGAGGCCAAGATCTACGGAGCACTCATCTCCGGACAGAAGTCCGACACTCTGATCGTGGTCCCCACCATCAGCGACGTCGCACCCCTCGACCTGGCAACCGCCTTCGAGGCCGCAGCCAAGAGCACCGGTCAGCCACTCTCCGTCCAGCAGTACGCGCCGCATCCGCTGGCGAAGAAGGATCCCTTCGGCCTCGTCGTCTCGCTCCTGCTGGTCCCCCTGCTCGTCGGCGGATACATGGGCGCCACCATGCTCCGTACCACGACCGGAGCCCCCACGGGACGCTGGCGGGTCGCCATCATCATCGGCTACGCCATCGTCGCCGGCCTGGTCGTCAACCTCATCGTGGGCCCCTGGCTCCAGGGCTACCCCACCCAGAAATTCTGGATCGTCTGGCCGATCCTGTCCCTCATCATCGCCGCGGTCGCCTTCGTCGCCGCCGTCCTGCAAAAACTCCTCGGCGCCGCAGGAACACTCGTGACCGTCATCGCGGTCATCCTCTTCGGCAACCCCTCCTCCGGCGGAGCGAACGGAGTCCCCTACCTCCCCGCCTTCTGGGACGCCATCGGCCCCTACCTGCCACCGCGCAACGCCTACATCCTGCTGCGCAACTCGATCTACTTCGACGGCCACGGAACGACACAGGCCCTGATCGTCATGCTCCTCTACCTGGTGGTCCCAGCCGCCGCCCTCGGCTTCCTCAACTGGTTCCGCACACCGCAGATCCCAGTAGCCCCCGAGACCGAAGCCGAAGCCGCAGCCGTAACCGCACCGGTCGGCGGCCTCCCGTAACCCGGCACCCTGACCCTGCGAGCGCGGCACGGACACCGGCCGGGCTGGAGCGGGACGAAGGCAGGAGCGCAGGCCCGGCCGGGGGCCGGGCCGCGCGCGGGGAGCGGAGCGAGCCGCCTTGAACCCGTAGAGAAGGTTGTTACTCACCGACTGGCAGCGTCAGAACGGCGGCTCTTCGCTCCATCCAGCGCCTGGGTCTGCGCCCCACCGACAGCTGGCTGGTGATAGGTCGCTGTCGCAGTACAGAAAGGGATTCCGCTGGCCTTCGAGCCCTGAGGAGTCCTCACTCCAGGCGTCGAGGGCATCAATGGCCCGCTCTCGGTGCTGCCATAGCTCGCTGGTTCCGAGAACCCGCCGGACCAGTGGTGCCAGTGTCGCTCGATGGCTGAGCAACTTGGGATCGTCCATGAGCGGGACGCACGCCGTGATCGCGGCTTCGCGTACATGGCGGTCGGTGTCGTGGACGTACGCAAGAGCGGCTGAGTACAACAGCGGCCGGATCTCACGCATAGACACGGCTGGCGGATAGTCCTCAAGAGGGAAGCCGTACCGTCGGCTTGTGGCATCGGCTGCGTCGGTGACCTCGTTGGCCACCGACGCAATCCAGGCCAGGAGTTCGGTCCGGATGTTGCCGGGCAAAGAATGGCGGTCCTTGTCGACCGCACGCATCGTCCTCGGGTCGGGCAGGATCGCGGCCACGTACAGCGCTGTGGGCACTGTCGCCTCGTAGATCGTGTTCTGGTGGTGCAGGACACCGTGGATCTTGCCCAGTGCCTTGGATCTCACGACCTGATCTGCGTCCAGTAGCGCAACCAGCATGTGGGGCGCATCCGTGGCCGACCCATACGCATGATGCAGTTCGGCCCAGTTTGTCTGAGCGAGTGTCCGCTGTGGATCAGGCAGACCAGAGGCGTACCAGGGCTCGGGAGTGTCTTTCATGCGATCCGCCACAACGGTGCCGTGTATCTCTCTGGGCGGCTGGTGATGAGCAGCCGACGCAGATCGTCGCGTTGGAGGCCGCTGAGGTTCAGGACCTCTGTGAGGTGGCGGAACGTCGTGTGGGTGACTCCGTGGCTTCGAGCCTCGTTCTCGAACTCGTCGAGCTGCGGCAGCACGGTCGCAGGATCGAGCTTCACCGCCGGCTGGTCCTTGAGCCATGCGGCCTTGTTGCGCTCGTAGTCGATCTCCGAGCCCGTGACCGTCTCCCTCCCGCTCGTCTTCGTCCTCGGCGTCATTGCCTGGGCCGCGATCAAGTTCCTGGGAGTCCGCATGTGGGTCGCCGTCGTGATCGCCCTGTTCGGCTTCTGGCTCTCCCACACCTTCCTCGCCCCCGCCATCGAGTCCGGCACCCGCTCCTGGGTCGGGGTCGTCAACGGCGACAACCGCTGAAAGGAGCTCCGCCATGTTCCGCCCCAAGCTGCCCGACGTCCCCACTCCGCCGTCGACCCTCATCCCGCAGCAGCACTGCCAGCGCAGCCCGGCCCCCGCCGCGGGCCGCTCGCTCAGCCCCTACGCGGGCCCGGTCGCTGCGGTCCTCGTCGGCGGAGTCGTCCTCACCGCGCTCCTGGCGGCGGTCGCCATCACGGCCATCTCCGTGGCCATCGCCGCCGTGGTCCTGCGCTCGCTCCTGAACAACGCCAACAGGCACTGACCGGCCCCTGGGGCGGCAAACGCCGCCAAGCATCCCGCCGCCCCGGGGCCGTCCCTCCCAACCGCCGAAACAGCCGAAAGGAACACCCATCATCACCCGGCAGACTCCACCCCCGCTGGCGGAACTCTCCATGCTGGCCTCCCTCGGCACCATGCCCGAGCTGGCCCGCCAACTCTCCGGTCTGGGCGGCTGCACCCACCCCGTCCGCCTCGACGGCCACCGCACCGAATACGCCGTCGACACGACAACCGGCGAGATCGGCCGCACTCTGCATCACCTCGACTCGACAGCCCTCCCGGCCGGACAACTCCTCGTCCGCTGCAACAACCGCCGCGCGACCCGCTGCCCGGCCTGTGCCGAGACCTACCGTCGCGGCACCTACCACCTGATCACCGCCGGACTGCGCGGCGGCAAAGGCACTTCGGACCAGGTGGCCACACACCCCCGCGTCTTCGCCACCTTCACCGCGCCCGGCTTCGGCCCGGTCCACAACCGCCGATCCGACGGACGCCCCTGCCGCTGCGGCGCCCGCCACGACGAGAACGACAGCACGTTAGGCACGCCCCTCGATCCGGACCGGTACGACTACGTAGCGGCCGTGCTCTGGAACGCCCACGCCGGGCACCTCTGGCGGCGCTTCTCGATCTACCTCCGCCGGGAGATCGCCAAGCGCGCCGGACTCACCCAACGAGCCTTCCGCGACCACGCACGCGTCTCCTTCGCGAAGGTCGCCGAGTACCAGAAGCGCGGTGCCGTGCACTTCCACGCGGTCATCCGTATCGACGGCCCGGAAGGCGGCGACACCTCACCGCCCGCCTGGGCGACGGCAGAGCTCCTGACGGACGCCATCCAAGCCGCGGCCACCGCCGCCCGCGTCGAGGGCCCGACCGTCGACGGACGCGCGCACATCTTCGCGTTCGGCCGCCAACTCGACGTCCGCACGATCCGATCCGCCGACTTCGACGACGGCCAGGAGCTCACCGAACGAGCCGTCGCCTCGTACATCGCGAAGTACGCGACCAAGGGTGCCGAGACGGCGACCGGCACTCTCGACCGTCCGCTCAAATTCCTCGCCGAGCTCGCCCAAGCGCGCATCTCAGACCACGCCGGACGCATGATCCGCGTCGCCTGGACCCTCGGCGCACGCCCCGAACTCGCCGAGCTCCGCCTACGGGCCTGGGCTCACATGCTCGGCTTCCGCGGCCACTTCTCCACCAAGTCCCGCCGCTACTCCACCACCCTCGGCGCACTCCGAACTGCCCGCGCCGACTGGCGACGCGCACAGGTCGCTGCGGTGGTCGAGCCAGGGCCGACGGAAACGACCCTCGTCCTCTCGCACTGGGCCTTCGCCGGAACCGGCCTCTCCCGCGCCGAAGCCTGGCTGGCCGCATCCCTCGAACCCGCTCCCGGCACGGAAGGGGAACCCACCGCATGACCGACCGCTATCTGTCCGTCGACCAGGTCGCCGAGCTGCTCGGCACGACCAGCCGCTTCCCCCCGGCGACTGATCGAGGAACGGCGCATCCGGTACGTGAAGGTCGGCCGGCATGTCCGCATCCCCGAGAGCGCGGTCGAGGAGTTCGTGCAGTCCCGCACGGTCGAGCCGCTCAGGCTCCGTCGCACCGCACTTCGGAGGGCTGCCTGATGGCCAACAGGAAGGGGAGGCGTCGCCGCTTCGGTGCGGTACGGCAGTACCGGTCCGGCCGCTGGACCGCGCCGTACCTCGGCCCCGACAACGAGCGCATCCGCGCGGACGAGACGTTCGAGACCAAGAAGGACGCGGAAGTTCGGCTGTCCCAGGTAGAAGCAGACCTCACCCGTGGGGACTGGCGTGCTCCTGATGCCGGGGCGGT
The sequence above is a segment of the Streptomyces asoensis genome. Coding sequences within it:
- a CDS encoding SpdD protein, whose protein sequence is MFRPKLPDVPTPPSTLIPQQHCQRSPAPAAGRSLSPYAGPVAAVLVGGVVLTALLAAVAITAISVAIAAVVLRSLLNNANRH
- a CDS encoding replication initiator → MLASLGTMPELARQLSGLGGCTHPVRLDGHRTEYAVDTTTGEIGRTLHHLDSTALPAGQLLVRCNNRRATRCPACAETYRRGTYHLITAGLRGGKGTSDQVATHPRVFATFTAPGFGPVHNRRSDGRPCRCGARHDENDSTLGTPLDPDRYDYVAAVLWNAHAGHLWRRFSIYLRREIAKRAGLTQRAFRDHARVSFAKVAEYQKRGAVHFHAVIRIDGPEGGDTSPPAWATAELLTDAIQAAATAARVEGPTVDGRAHIFAFGRQLDVRTIRSADFDDGQELTERAVASYIAKYATKGAETATGTLDRPLKFLAELAQARISDHAGRMIRVAWTLGARPELAELRLRAWAHMLGFRGHFSTKSRRYSTTLGALRTARADWRRAQVAAVVEPGPTETTLVLSHWAFAGTGLSRAEAWLAASLEPAPGTEGEPTA